Genomic window (Methanolacinia paynteri):
AGATGGACGACATCCTGTTTGCTTCAATAAAAAGACCACTGGCGATCTCGTCGATCTTCATATCGATCTATTATGCCCTCCTTCAAATTCCGCTTCCCGCAGATTACTCGTGGCTTGTGGATGCAAAGGCGTTTAATGTAGCTTTTATAATCATCGCCACATGGATCATCTCAAGTTTCTTTCACAATTTCGTATCGAACTACGGAAAAGTCCTGTGTTCGAAGACCGACAGCGAACTCGACGACAAGATCTTCAGCATTCTCGAATCCTCTATAAAATACATAATATGGTTCCTCGGATTCGTCTACATCCTGAATTACCTTGAAATCGAGATAACACCCATTATCGCCAGTGCGGGTGTCGCCAGTATCGCGATAACCTTTGCGGCAAAAGACATCATCTCAAATTTCTTCGGCGGTGCAATGATCCTTGCGGACAAACCATTTGAGGTCGGGGACCGCGTGAAGATAAACGGAGAGCTCGGGGATATAGTAAGCGTCGGGGTAAGAAGCACGAGAGTAAAAACGCTCAACCACCAGCTGCTCACGATCCCGAACTCCGTCTTCAGTACATCAATAGTGACAAACTACGCGATGCCGGACGTGAAACTCAAGGTTAAGATTCCTGTTTCCGTCGCATACGGCAGCGATGTCAAAAGGGTCAAAGAGGTCCTCATGGAGATTGCAGAAGAGGCCGCGAAAGAGGAGGACTATATCCTGGAAAATCCTGCACCCAGCGTATATTTCCTCGAATACGGTCAATCGAGCCTGAACTATATGATGGTCATATGGGCGGGAAGATTCAATATGTCATGGGAAGTCATGGACAAGATAAACTTCCTTATAGACGAAAAGTTCAGGGAAGAAGGAATAGAGATACCGTTCCCCCAGATGGATGTCCACCTGAAAAAAGATTTTAGTTAAGATCGAACTCTTCGTAGGAGTTCTCTTCGGAGACTCCTACCTGTCCTTTTATTTCGGAGTTGATGAGGGTAATAGGCTCGTCTCTCGGGATCGACATGTCGGCGAGCATCTCGAAATCGGCAACGAGATTGGTGTCGATACTCTTTTCGACCATTATAAAGAATCCCTTCAGATCCGTCAGCCGCAGTTTGTTTATCACGAAATGGATAAAACGGCTTACCGAGAGCTGGTTGGAATAAATGAGCATCGTATTTATCGTGTCGAACAGGAACGCAACCTTTTCTCCCTGACGCTCGGTAATCTGTCTTGTGATCAAAATTCCGGCCTTCGTAAGGTCGCCCGGCCTGTCGATGTAATGGATCTGATCGGTATCCTTCTGCTTTTTGCCCTTTGCATACGCAGTTATCATATCGATAAAAAACAGATTGGATGTGTTTATTCCTTCCTTTTCATATTGGGCAATCTGTAATTCGGAAGGTACGTTAGTTGACACTACTACTATGGTATAATCCATCTCCGTCAGTGCAGAAACGATCTCGTGGTTTCTGTTCCTGACGCCCATAGGCCCCGAACGGACAAGGAACGTCCTTAAATCCGGGGACAAGTTGTCAATACTTACCATTTCCGACACACTCTTTACAGAATGTCAAAGGTTAATTACAGATCTATATGCCCGATTAACATATATATCCTTTCTGGAAATTTGCTTCTCTTACGCAAATAAAATTGCATTCTGTGCTTTATGAGGTGCATAAATGAGAAATTATTTAGCATCCCGTGCAACATTATTTCTTTAATGATCGGTGTGTCGACAAGTTGTCTTTCGGATGTTCCCCTCGAGCATGCCCTCGACGTTCTGTACGATCTCACCGATATAGTCGAGATTGTCGATGACGGCCTTCATTTCATGGATAATGCAGACATTGCGGAATGCTTCGACTTCCGTTATTTTATTCATGCGCCTTCGAGAGGCGTGAATATCGCCTCGCAGCTCGAGATAATCAGGAAGGCGAGCGTGGAGGTCATCAGGCAGTGTGCAGGTCTTGCCTCCGGGATTGATGCCGACAGGGTCGTCATTCATCCGGGATATTTCTCGCATGTTCTCCAGAGGGATATCGGGATCTTTCAGCTCGAAAAGTCGCTTATCGAACTTGAGAAGATATCAGGCGAATTTTCCGTCACGTTCCTGGTTGAAAATATGCCGGAATGGAATTATTTCCTCCTGAAGCGGCCGGAAGAACTTCCGCTCATAAGGGATTTCGGTTTCGTCCTCGACGTCGGGCATGCCAATACGAATTCGTGCCTCGACGAGTTCCTGGAGGTCCCGATCTCCCATTTCCATCTTCACGACAATTTCGGGAAGGAGGATTCACATCTTGCTCCGGGAAAAGGAAACATCGACTTCGGCCCGGTCTTCGATGCGATCGAGAAGAACGATGCACCCGGGATAGTCGAGGTGAACACCCTTGAGAGTGCAAAAAGCGGGCTCGAATATATCAGAAAGATGCGTCCCGGACTTTTTTGAGAACAAAAATCCGGTTCTGATTTAAATGTTTTCAAATTCCGGCGATTCAAATCAGTTACAATTTTATATGTTTTCAATCCATTTTATTAGAGCAATTATTTGCCTCAGTGGCTCAGCCGGCAGAGCGCGTCCTTGGTAAGGACGAGGTCGCGAGTTCAAATCTCGCCTGAGGCTTTCTGTCCTTTTAGGCTCAAAGCCTAAGATATTTTTTATTAGGATTTATTTTTCAAAAAAAAAATTAAGATTTTGGACTATAGAGGATAATAATCTTTTATTCGTTCTCATCGTCAGGGCGTGTGGGCCATTCAAAACTGTCGATATTTTCCTCTGTCAGTGTGGCCAGGAAATCTCTGAGGGCCTGCCGATAGTTTAGCCATGCTGTACGTTCCTCTTCTGAGATAGGATAATCAGACAGGGTGTATTTGTCAGTCTCTTTGAGCTTTCTGTTGCGGTTTGCTCTGACTTTTGAGAGCCTGCCCTCGAATGTATATTCGTAGGCGACTTCGTAGGTCTTGACTGACTCATCCGCTTCGAGAAATTGTTGATAATCGCAGTTTGCTTCGGCGGTTGGAATGCATTCTCCAGCAGATGACACGATGCTCAAGATATTCCTGTCTGTGTCGGTTTTGATGCTATAGGCTTTTCTTGTCATTATGGATGCAACTCCGAGTCGAAAACCATTTTGGCCGTGGGGTCACCATTTGCAGCTAGAACTGTGCCATCTCCGGCAACCAGCCCTCCTGCTGCCTGGCACCCGAGATAAAAATGCGATCTGGTCGTTGTTGTTCCATCTAGCCACATCGCTGTAACGGCATTCAGAGCTATTGATGCATTCTGAAGACCAAAGTCCCCTGAATATTTCATAGTTGGAACAGACCGCATTGGTACTGGCGGCTTCATCGTGATTATCCCAGATGTATCTGAGATACATTTTCCAGAGCCGAATAGCGTATTACTCAAACCGAAATCCGGCACCCAACAATACCTCTGACAGAGCATTTCTTCGAGACCTAACGGGCGGGGCCTGAAGCTATTTGCTGTAGATCCTTGATTTGTGGTCACAAGAGTTGTATCGATTGTTGCAGAACTACCTGAGACACCCCCCCAATGAAGTCCTATGAAAAGAGAATCATTCAGCCCTATTGTTTTCCCAGCTATATCAGGAACGGATAGATTGAATTCAAAGAATTCCCACTCTGTCGAAAGTGCATATTGTGGCATAGCAAAATTTACTGATGAAGATCCTCCAGAACCAAAGAGTTGCCATAAATTAAGCGTGGGGAATAAGGGTCTATCCGATCTGGCCCAAAAAGATAAAGTGACGTCTTCTCCGGCATATGTACGAACGCCTTCAATATATTGTCCAAGCTCACAAGTGGTTTCTGCCGGAACTATCATCCTATGGTAATTCTCTGGATTACCTGGAATGTCTGTTTGTCCAACCTCAAAGGATTGTTTTGACTGTTGAATACTATTTCCAGAACCATATGCACACCAACGATCGCATAAATAGATAAAAGAATTCATGGGATTGACAAGAGAATCACCTCGTTGCCAAATCCTAAAATCACCGTTTATTATAGGATCTGAGTTGATCGCCATCCTGAACGCTGAATCGACCTTCACGAAGTTGTTGTTCATATCGTCGGCCCAACCTTCATCGCCGGCCGAGTGCTGGATCAATTTTAGATAATCTGTTTCTGTTGACATCCTTCACTCCTCAAAGTAGATCTCCAAAATTCAAGCCATAGGCTGTCTGGCCATATTGCCTGATGGTTTTAATTGACCTGCCGGTCATATCACGCCCACCGTACTCTTTCTTCAGGGGTTTGAGACTGTTAAGTTTCTTCTGGGTTTCCTTCGCTTTGATCGAACTTTCCCTAACAGCAGAGGGTAGACCATACAGTGTAAACCACAAGGATTCACTCATTGACAATGTGATCCTGATAGTGTCTTTGATATTAGGCATATTTGAAAAATGAACTGAAATTAATATAAAGCAAAGTCGGATTTAATTATATTATTCCTGAAAATCAAATTCCGACTTTCATATATATCAGATCAGGAAAAAACACCAAAAAGCCGGAGGAATAAATGAAAATCCCCGGACATAAAAAAGATTCAGTAAAAAAAGGTGTTTTATGACTTATATCGTTGAAATTCATCCTGATGGCAAAACACAGGCAATACAACAGAGAAAAAAGATCGTTTGGCTTGAAAATCCAATGAAATTCAGATACCTCCGGGAAGGAGAATTAAACAACGGCAGATATGAACAGGCAGGAGTAAAGTCCCACCTGTGCGAATTTGGAAAACTTGTTGGATACGAGATAATTGCCGATAGAAATCCGGAAATAACTTACTTGGATGAGGAAGACGGCAGAACCTATCATCACAAACTTGATTACCTGGAAAAATTCGACAGGCGGTTCTGGTGGCTGAAAAAGCATGACCGTGATATAAAGCCCGAAGGCTGCTATAAATATCTCGCTCCAATGGAGGCAGTCGTTCCGGGTTCGATATCGCTCTTCAAAACAAGCGAGTGCTATATGGAATCAAAATATCTTTCCGAAGACCTTGCCAGATTGGAAAAAGACGGAGATCCGAGATTTGTTTCTGGCAAGTGGGTATGCAAAGAAAAATCTGAATAAAATAAGCATGAATTAATGAAAAACTCCGGAAAAGGAGGTATTAGGTTCAATAAATGATGATTTATCCTACTCTTTTTTTGTAATTCCTATCCGATAACATTCCTTCAAAAAAAAGCCCGATCCAAGGAGCAATCCCTCAAAAACCATCATAAATCCAACACCAAAAAAACAAGCCCAAATCACCCTTATTTTTCCCTGAAAACCCGGAATTCCACCCCCATATCGGCGTTTTAAAGCACCCATTTTTTCAGACGATGATTATATCGACCGAAGGTGAGATAATGGCGTACAGGGCTTCTGTGTGGACCGTTTTTTCCGGGTTTCAGCCATGATTTTGCGTCTATTTAAGTTTTACTCAATCAGGAGCGATCGAAACGCCAACCGGGCATTCGGCACATTCCTTTTCTACAATGGAGTCGAAAACAGAAACGAACAAATGAAGATCGACCTGTCCCAATCTCCCGAAGTAATCTTCAGGCCCCCCGAGTATGCCAGGCTGAAAAAAGCAGGCTTGTCAGGAGCGGACATGCACTATCATACCAACCACTCCGACTCGCACACGAGGGTGAGGGACGCACTCAAACTCGCGAAGTTCAAGGGGATCGGACTCTCGATCACCGACCACAACCAGATCAGCGGATACTTCGAGGCGAAACGAATCGACGATTCGGTCCTGTGCATCCCCGGAACCGAGGTCAGCGCCTGGGACGGACCGCACATTCTCCTGTACTTCTTCTCGGGAGGAGACATGGAAGAATGCTACAAGAAAAGGATCGAAGATAAAAAAAGTTCGAGCCCGTATCTGGCGACAAAACTTTCCACCGAAGACATCGTCGAGATCGCACAGGACTACAACTGTCTCACGATCGCAGCTCATCCCTTCGGGTACCTCCTCTTCAACAAAGGACTCGGGAAATGCATAGAGCGTGAGTACCTGCATCCCAAAATCATAAGCGATTTCTCGGGCCTCGAAGTCATCTGCGGGGGAATGACAAGAAAACTAAACCTGAAGGCGGCCGGACTCGCGTACGAAAATAAACTCTGCATGACCGGGGGGACAGACGGCCACCTTCTCCGCGATCTAGGAAACGTCCTCACCTGTTCGTATGCCGAAGATACCGAAGATTTCCTCGAAGAGATCATCCACAGGAGAAACTACGTAGTCGGACAGGAGAAAAGCCTCATCGAAAAAGGCGTCATGGCAACCGCAATCATGCCCAAATACTTCAGGTACACCGCCCCGTCGCTGAGGATACATTACAGCCAGAACGCTCCCCGGCTGAAACATTTCGGGGAGAAATATCTCTCCCGCAAAAAATAATTTGGATCCTACAAGATCCCCGAGAGCAGTCTTGAAACGGATTCTTTGAACATGACCGCATGCGTCCGTTTATAGTAATCCTCGCATGTAACTTCAGTGCAGTATTCGAGATCGTCCTCGAATACTATCTTCAGTTTTTCCGAAACCTCGTCATCGTAGATAAACGCATTAGTCTCGAAATTCAGCCTGAAACTCCTGATATCCCAGTTGGCGCTCCCCACCGAAGAGACCAGGCCGTCGACGACAATCGTCTTGGCATGGATAAAACCCCTGTCGTACAGGTATACACGGACTCCCGCCTCCACCAGGTCCCAAAGATATGAAAAGCCCGCCCAGTAGACGAATGGGTGATCCGGTTTGCACGGAAACATTATGCGTACATCGATGCCCGATTCGGCCGCGATAGTCAACGCATCCAGAAGACTCTGGTCGGGGATGAAATAGGGAGTCTGGATGTAGATGCTACTGGTTGCATTATTGATAAGCTGAAGGTAGCCCATCTTGATACCCTCCCCGCGTGAATCTGGTCCGCTCGATACGACCTGCATCACTGAACCCTCCTTCGGGATCATCTCAGGGAAATAAAAAGTGTTGAAGAACTCCAGGTCCTGTTCGGCCGCGTGGTTCCAGTCCAGGAAGAAACGGGCCTGGAGGGAATAGACCGCACTCCCGACGATCTTCAGGTGAGTATCCCTCCAGTACCCGAGCGGACCTTTGCCCAGGTACTCGTCGCCCACATTAAAGCCGCCGACAAATCCGGTCTTCCCGTCGATAACCACGATCTTGCGGTGATTCCTGTAATTTATCCTCATATTGATGTGGATATACTTCGACCTGAAGAAAAACGCCGTCTCTCCACCGGCATCCTTCAGTTCCCTGAAGAAATTCCGGGGAAGACGGTGGCAGCCCACCGCATCGCCGAGGACCCTGACCTTAACACCCTGGCGGGCTTTCTCCGTCAGTGCAGAGACGATTCTTTTCGAGAGTTCGTCGTTCCTGATTATATAATACTGGAAGTTGATACTTTCTTCCGCCGAATTTATCGCATCGATCAGGGCTTCGAACTTTTTTTCTCCTTCGGTATATATCTCAACCTCGTTGTCGCCGGTTATCGTCGCATAATTTGTCGCAAGAAGCATCTCCCTCATGCGGTTGTAATCGCCGGCCTTCTCACCGGGCAGAAACTGAATGCTCTTGACCATTGCAAGCTGTCTTGATATTATCTCCCTGATCCTCCGGTCGTCATCCTCCTTGATCTTAAAGATCCTCTCCTTGTAGATCGTCTGCCCGAAGATCAGGTACGCAACGAATCCGAAGACAGGAATGAAGAGCAGGACGGCCACCCACAAAAGCGCGGCGGACGGTTTTTTCCGCTCGAAAAAGATGATCGATATGACCATGATGATGTTGATGATTAGAATCAGCATGTAGAGATCCGAGAGCAGACCGCCGCCAGTCGACCAGAGATAATAAAAAGTTGCAGACATTGCCTTCAGGTGAACATTATCTCGTGCACGGTTGATAAGTTTTCTTTTTCATATTCCTTTCAATTATTCGGGAAAAATATTTGAAAAAAAGCAAAAATTCATTTTTACAAAGCAGTGTTTTATGTATTACTATAGCATATAACTAAATAACAGATTCTTCTGTTGGAAAATAAAAATGAATGATAGAAATTATGGCGGCCAGCGCAGAAGCTTTGGCTCCAGCGAACCAAGAGAAATGCATAAAGCAGTATGCTCAGATTGCGGAAAAGAATGCGAAGTTCCATTTGTACCCACAGAAGGAAGACCGGTATATTGCAGGGACTGCCTGCCGAAGTACAGAAAACCCAGATTCTAATTTAATTTTTTTTTCTAAGCGATTTTTCAGTTAATATTTCATATTCCCTACTCTTGAGTCTATATTCTGGTGTCCTGCCGGAAAGAAGACAGCATGAACCAGGAAAACATAAAGCCATAGATTTTATGCAATCCTGCCAAATTAGAATTATAATATCCATAAATACCAGGAGAAGAGAAGATGAGGATCACGCTTGCACAGCTCGACCCTGTCGTAGGAGATATCGACGGAAACACGGAAAGGATCGATGAGACCCTCCGTCTGTGCAGGAGTGACAAGCCGGATCTCGTCGTCTTCCCGGAATTATTCCTTACCGGCTATCCCCCGAGGGATCTTCTTGAGCGAAAAAGTTTCATCGACAGGTCGTACCGTGCGGTAAAGGATATCATGGAGATCTCCGCCGGCTTCCCGGATACGGCGGTCCTGTTCGGCGCGCCGCGTAGAACGGGAAAAGAAACCGGCAGGGGGCTTTACAACTCGGCGCTTCTTGTCAAAGACGGCGAACTGCTGTTCACGCAGCACAAATCCCTGCTCCCGATGTACGACGTATTCGACGAAGTCCGTTACTTCGATCCCGCTCCGTCGACGGGCGTTGCTGCACTGGGGAACAATACTTTGGGAATCTCGATCTGCGAGGACGCATGGAACGATCCGCTGCTCTTTCCCGGGCGATTCTACACGTTCGACCCGCAGGCGGAACTCGCCGATAAAGGTGCAGACATTTTTATCAATATCTCGGCCTCACCGTTTCACGCGGGAAAGGAATGTGTGAGGTTCGAAATATTCCGGAACCACGCAAAAAAACATTCTGTCCCGTTCGTAATCGTGAACCAGGTCGGCGGAAACGACGAGCTGATCTTCGACGGAAGATCCATGTGCCTCGATGCAAAGGGAGACCCGATCGTCGTTCTTCCCGCATTCGAAGAGGCGATCGTAACGGTCGACACGAATATTCCCGGTGTTCCCGGATCATACCGGCCCCTCGACGAAGTCGTGAGCATTCACCGTGCCCTCGTCCTGGGACTCAGGGACTACGTGAAGAAATGCGGATTTTCGAAAGCCATCGTCAGCCTTTCCGGAGGGATCGATTCGGCCGTCGTCTGCTGCCTTGCTGTCGAGGCACTCGGGCCGGAGAACGTGATCGCCGCTACGATGCCCGGGCCGTACTCATCGGCCGGAAGCGTCAACGACTCTGTCGCACTTGCGGAAAATCTCGGGATAAAAATGCTCGAGATCCCGGTAACCGGAATATACGATACATATACCGATGCACTCGGGAACCTTGTCGACCGGGAGAAAGAGGCCAACGTCACGCTCGAAAACATACAGGCACGGATCAGGGGCAATATAATAATGGCACTCTCTAACGAGTACGGCTGCCTCGTTCTCTCGACCGGAAACAAGAGCGAGATGGCGGTCGGGTACTGCACGCTATACGGGGACATGTCGGGAGGACTTGCGGTGATCTCGGATGTGCCGAAGACTACGGTTTACAAGCTGGCACAGGAGATCAACAGAGTAAGGCCCGTGATACCGGAGGCGATCATCTCAAAGCCGCCATCCGCCGAACTCAGGCCGGGCCAGACCGACCAGGACTTCCTTCCCCCCTACGAGATTCTCGACGGAATACTTGAGGCATATATCGACGAGATGGATTCGCCGGCAGAGATCGTTGCAAAGGGATTCGACAAAGAGACGGTCGAATGGGTTGTCAGGCAGGTGGACAGGAACGAGTACAAACGGCGGCAGGCGGCAACCGGCCTCAAGGTAACCCCGAAGGCGTTCGGATCAGGGCGGAGGATGCCGATCGCCGCGAAATATTACAGCGATTGAAATTTCACCGGTTAAAGATCACTGTTTTGATAATATATGAGTTATAAACGCTCAGATCACTCATGCGATCGTCAGCCCTCCCTTTCTCGTATTTTATTATCGTTGCTTTGATCTTTGCGAGCGTCATTGCAATCGATCTGGTCACATCCGGCACCATCAGCCTGTTTACCCCGCTCCTGGATACTCTCGGAATAATCCTGATAATTCTCGTCGCATACACCGCCGGTGTCGCCGTTCTCATCCACAGGATTGCCGACGATTCGTCCCGGTTTACCGCCGTCAGGATCTTCATGACAGTCCTGCTTGGAATCGGTGCGTTCCTTGCACTGACCGCCTGGATCGACGACCCGAAAGAGATTGTACTGACACTGGGAGTTATCGTAGGTGCCGTCCTCATAGCTTTACGTGATTTTATCCAGAACATAATTGGCAGCCTTATGGTGCTGGTGACCGGAATATTCCGGATCGGCGACAAGATCCAAATCAGGGGAGTATACGGTCTCGTTATGGATATCGGGATCTTCCGTACCACCATGATGCAACTCGACCCGGAATCCGGCGACCACCCGACCGGCGAGATTGTCACCATCCCGAACGGCATTATCTTCAAGGAGAACGTGACCAATACCAGCCGTCATCTCTCAGTCGTAACCGACGAAATCAGGATCACGCTTCCTTTTTCTGCGGACCTGGAGAAAGCCCGGGATCTGCTGATCGGAGCTGTACAAAAACATAACCCGGAGATCGAAAAGTGTGCGGCAGACGAGATCGGCAGACTTTCAGGGGGAAAAAATCTGCATTCCATCGAAGTGGAACCTATTGTAAATCTCCAGCTGAGCGACAACGGGATTATCTTCATCCTTAAATATTTCACGACCTCTAAGGATCGTGCGGCAATCAAAACCGCAATAATCCGGGACGTTTCCGTTATGATGCCGGAAATCAAAGACACCTGGGAGAATTAAGAAAACTTCCTGAAAGACAGATAAAATCGTAATCTTTTCATCGTACCTAACTCATTTATCAACCCACCCTGTGGCACGGAAACTTTTATCATGTAATTAAGCGAGAGCATGTCATATCCAAAACATTAATTAACGACTTACTGGGGGCAAGCCCGGTGAATCATATTCAAAAGACGGAGATGATTTTGATGGGAATGAAAACAGTCATTTTAAGCGACATCCATATCGGAGACAATTCGAGTACATGCTGGTACCAGAAGAAATACCATGAGCCGTACCTGATGCAGGCACTGGACTATATCGAGCAGAATGCCGCATCCATTAACGAGGTCGTCCTGCTCGGGGACGTCTTCGATTTCTGGACCTACCCCTGCGGATCGAAACCGCCGGGTTTCAGCGACATCGTGAATGCAAACCCGGATATCCTGGGGCCCAACGGAAGGTTGAAAGAGATCGCCGATATAGTCCCTGTAACCTATATCAACGGAAATCACGATATGAACGTCAGCGGGGCCGATATCGCCAGTATCGGAAATATCCGGTATAGCGACAATCTCCGTTATGTCAAAAAATCCCCGGCCGGGCAAATACTGTTAACGCACGGAAGCGAGTATACCATATTCAATGCCCAGGACTGGATCAATGACTTAAAACCGCTTCCCATCGGGCATTTCGTAACACGTGCAATATCCGAATACCTTGTGAAAAGCAAACTCACCCCCGGCCAGACCGCGGCGGACCTTGCGGACAACGGTGTCCCGTCGAAACTGGAACTCCTGAAAAATCTCATCAAAGCGCTGGAAGGCACGCAGTCCGTCGCCCAGATACTGCTCGATATGTTCTCATCGCTTCAGGGAGTATCCAAGAACACCCCGGTCAGCCTGTTAAACGGCCGTACTGTAACATTTGCCGAAGCGGAGCAGATCTACGATAACCTCGGAACGCAGTGGAAGAACAAGTACGGCCTTTTAACCACCGTCAAATCGATAAATGCAGATATGACCGGCGATTATATCGCATGGTGGGCACAGAGGGATGCCCTTCAGGACGATAACGACGCCGACATTGCCATCCTCGGCCACACGCACACACCGAAAGGCGGGCTGAAAGAGGCCGCGATCAAATATATCAACTGCGGGTACATGTGTTCGCCGCTCCCGGGGGGAAAACTCCAGCACCCGGTAACGTTCGGCGAGATCGATCTCGACTCGGGAAATCTCTCTCTCCTTTCCGTCGAGAGTCCTGACAGTCTCCCCGTGCCCGGCACATTCCCTGAGGATTCGATCGTATATTCCCCGTACAAGGATTTCTCGTGCTATATCTCCATACTCAACGGAACCTACTTCCCAGTGGACCTTACGGGAAGCAAAGAGTCTCACGGGAGCTATATAGTACCCCCGTCAAAACAAATCATTCCCCTGCATCGTTCCAGGATCTGGCTCCAGGATTCTCCCGGGATTCATGGTGCCGAAGGTTCCGCGACGTACTCCAATACCGGAAACGGGAAGTCGATTAACTTTACTTATGGCTGCCCGACCGGTTTATTCTCAAATTACTGTAGTCCCGCACCGTTCAGGAACAAGAGCGACAGCGGAGCGTGGGAGAACGACAAGGTGGTGAAAAAAGGACATCCGTATTTCGTGGATTTCACGATCAGGGAATGAGACGAACTTCATTGCGCCGGTGGAATGCATATCTCCGGTTGCCATGAAAAAAAGGTGTATATCTATATTTCAAAAAGTGCCGGGTTGTCGGTGATGCGGATCGTGTATTCACCGAGTTTGATGAGCATTGCGGCCGTGAGGTCCGAATTTTCTCCGGTTCCGCCTGCCATGGCGAAAGGACGTGCAACTTCCATGTCCAGCTCAACGGACGGATCGGGGACCTGGTAATATGATATCAACAGACTTGCACCCGTGGGAAAATTCCCACCGGGCGATGTGGCCGTAACAACCAGATCCCCCCAGAAATTGCCGGGAATGGATACCCCGAAGCTGATGATCTGGTCTCCCTGTGAATTTGGCTTCGGTAAAGGCTGCTCATTGTCTATAGGGCAGTTTTTGTCTGTACACTGGCAGTTGATCTTCGTGCCTTCATCAAACTTTTGCCCGGTAATAACGATGATGAAATATTCGGTTTTTAGATTCATATTCCCAAAACCTACA
Coding sequences:
- a CDS encoding mechanosensitive ion channel family protein encodes the protein MRSSALPFSYFIIVALIFASVIAIDLVTSGTISLFTPLLDTLGIILIILVAYTAGVAVLIHRIADDSSRFTAVRIFMTVLLGIGAFLALTAWIDDPKEIVLTLGVIVGAVLIALRDFIQNIIGSLMVLVTGIFRIGDKIQIRGVYGLVMDIGIFRTTMMQLDPESGDHPTGEIVTIPNGIIFKENVTNTSRHLSVVTDEIRITLPFSADLEKARDLLIGAVQKHNPEIEKCAADEIGRLSGGKNLHSIEVEPIVNLQLSDNGIIFILKYFTTSKDRAAIKTAIIRDVSVMMPEIKDTWEN
- a CDS encoding metallophosphoesterase: MGMKTVILSDIHIGDNSSTCWYQKKYHEPYLMQALDYIEQNAASINEVVLLGDVFDFWTYPCGSKPPGFSDIVNANPDILGPNGRLKEIADIVPVTYINGNHDMNVSGADIASIGNIRYSDNLRYVKKSPAGQILLTHGSEYTIFNAQDWINDLKPLPIGHFVTRAISEYLVKSKLTPGQTAADLADNGVPSKLELLKNLIKALEGTQSVAQILLDMFSSLQGVSKNTPVSLLNGRTVTFAEAEQIYDNLGTQWKNKYGLLTTVKSINADMTGDYIAWWAQRDALQDDNDADIAILGHTHTPKGGLKEAAIKYINCGYMCSPLPGGKLQHPVTFGEIDLDSGNLSLLSVESPDSLPVPGTFPEDSIVYSPYKDFSCYISILNGTYFPVDLTGSKESHGSYIVPPSKQIIPLHRSRIWLQDSPGIHGAEGSATYSNTGNGKSINFTYGCPTGLFSNYCSPAPFRNKSDSGAWENDKVVKKGHPYFVDFTIRE
- a CDS encoding NAD+ synthase, whose amino-acid sequence is MRITLAQLDPVVGDIDGNTERIDETLRLCRSDKPDLVVFPELFLTGYPPRDLLERKSFIDRSYRAVKDIMEISAGFPDTAVLFGAPRRTGKETGRGLYNSALLVKDGELLFTQHKSLLPMYDVFDEVRYFDPAPSTGVAALGNNTLGISICEDAWNDPLLFPGRFYTFDPQAELADKGADIFINISASPFHAGKECVRFEIFRNHAKKHSVPFVIVNQVGGNDELIFDGRSMCLDAKGDPIVVLPAFEEAIVTVDTNIPGVPGSYRPLDEVVSIHRALVLGLRDYVKKCGFSKAIVSLSGGIDSAVVCCLAVEALGPENVIAATMPGPYSSAGSVNDSVALAENLGIKMLEIPVTGIYDTYTDALGNLVDREKEANVTLENIQARIRGNIIMALSNEYGCLVLSTGNKSEMAVGYCTLYGDMSGGLAVISDVPKTTVYKLAQEINRVRPVIPEAIISKPPSAELRPGQTDQDFLPPYEILDGILEAYIDEMDSPAEIVAKGFDKETVEWVVRQVDRNEYKRRQAATGLKVTPKAFGSGRRMPIAAKYYSD